The following proteins are encoded in a genomic region of Nicotiana sylvestris chromosome 4, ASM39365v2, whole genome shotgun sequence:
- the LOC138890152 gene encoding uncharacterized protein, with product MTNPQDNLGTHTPPFPSHSTIPPPPSTSPKPRLRRVKMLAQKTVASGALRKKLNKNLKGSQAQISSSSSDSKSYQSATEGEGPGSSDSEKTQESPFKEISSENLESRFTQVGYVKDVEVPGSQRSGDTLADLLERVGASYDPKKCRTPTTKAPNVPKPSKKRMASSPTPIASSLPRGIAKRSRVKLSEVDLQRALKENKKKKMDKGKGKIAEPSEAIEEEEMELVHKERATSVEVPTPKPKKPKTSSKKSSSVSEAGEPTLAKKTRSAVKTKQSKISEDDDWSGEEEEENDSEKE from the exons ATGACTAACCCACAAGACAATCTTGGAACTCATACACCACCATTTCCCTCACATTCAACCATACCTCCTCCACCTAGTACATCGCCAAAACCTAGACTGCGTAGGGTGAAAATGCTTGCTCAAAAGACTGTAGCATCTGGGGCTCTGAGgaagaaattaaataaaaatttgaaGGGAAGCCAGGCCCAAATCTCCAGCTCCAGCTCTGATTCTAAATCATATCAATCCGCTACTGAGGGGGAAGGacctgggtcttctgactctgaaaaGACTCAAGAATCTCCATTTAAGGAAATTTCTTCTGAGAATCTAGAATCTAGGTTTACTCAGGTTGGATATGTTAAGGATGTAGAAGTACCAGGGTCAcaaaggagtggag ATACCCTAGCAGACCTACTGGAAAGGGTTGGGGCaagttatgacccaaagaaaTGCAGAACTCCCACAACAAAAGCCCCTAATGTTCCTAAGCCTTCCAAGAAAAGAATGGCTTCCTCCCCAACACCTATTGCCTCTTCACTACCAAGGGGTATAGCCAAAAGAAGCAGGGTGAAACTGAGTGAAGTTGATCTACAAAGGGCtttaaaagagaataagaaaaagaaaatggataaaggaaaaggaaagattGCAGAACCCTCAGAGGCTATTGAggaagaggagatggaactggtccataaaGAAAGGGCTACATCAGTTGAGGTTCCTACCCCCAAACCTAAAAAGCCCAAAACCTCCTCtaagaagtcttcctctgtgtcTGAGGCCGGTGAACCTACACTAGCCAAGAAGACAAGATCTGCAGTGAAAACCAAACAATCAAaaatttctgaagatgatgactggagtggagaagaagaagaagaaaatgattctgAGAAGGAATAG